AAATGGCTGAGATGGCATATTGTTGCAACTTTTTTCAATGAGAGCTTCTGGGTTCCTTGAGGATTTATTTCAATTGAGATTATTTTTTCCCGCTAATTAATGAGCTGTGGACAGATTTCCATGAAGAGGGGTTGTAAAACTTCATATGCCACTGTAATTAAGTCTTGAGTATGTAAAATAGCTGTGTTCATTGTAACTGGCTCGTTGAAAATCAAACTTGTAAGTCACTATGTATGGGCCATTGGAGGTTGAATAGCCCTTGTGAATTTGTTCTTGCATCACCAGAACagccatgaaatatttattctgcgGCATGCAAACCTACAGACATTTCAAGATACTGTAAAACTACAGAGGATGTCTccttatgcatttatttatatatttactcaagtattttcaaatattgatattATTGATTCCTGCTTGATTTGTAAATCAAGATACATTAGAAATGCGCGCATAGCTTTAATTATGCAGGTTTGAGGATAGTTAAAATCCTTATGgtcaaaaattttacatgttttctTGTATTAACGATGATATGCACGAGTAAGTATGTTCTAATGCTGTTTCTTTTTGTGTAAAGAtttggaagaaaaattgaaagaagcgGAAAATGCAAGAACAAAAATTATTGTTACTGATGGTGTTTTCTCAATGGATGGGAATGTGGCCCCACTGCCAGAAATAATTGAGCTTGCTAGGAAATATGGAGCTCTTACGTTTATAGATGAATGCCATGCAACAGGTTTCTTTGGTAAAACTGGCAGGTAAGATCACTGCTCAGCAAATCTATTTTGGTGCTAGAGTCACCCTGAGATAGTGCGACTACACTTTTTGGCATAAGTTTATAGTTATTTGAGGATATTTCCCCAAgaaaataagtacatacataaacaTGCCATTCTCTTTGACAGTGTGGAAATTTCCCCGACTAAAGCTCACTACTCAACCAATCTTTGTTGTAAGTGACCTTCCACGTGTATATTTTTGGAACTTGAATTTTCAGGTACATAAAAATTTGCTGGCtctaaaaatttatgttttttttaaacgaaatggATACCCTttagatagaaaaataaagacacttctttaaaggttattttaaaagaaaagtgataATATGTGTGTGAGATAAGGCAGGGACGGATTAAAGTTGGTTGCTCCTTTGCTTTCTCTATAATCTGCCTTGTGAATCctgataaaataaatgtaagaaaattaacatacaatgttgtaatttttaaaagaaattcagAACATGAAAAATAGTGCCATAGCCTAAATAGCTGAAAATGTTATCTTAAAGATAAATTAATGAATAGTCAGcttatgtatcaaaattacatTCTGACATTTATTATGTCATCAATagaatcagtatttttttaaagtataatgAAGATAAATTTGGAATAAATACAATGATCATTTTGTATTAATTTGTGCCAGGAAAACCTCATCGTCATATCTATTCCTTTCTTTACAACATTTGAAATGTATGCATAATTTAAGGGTCTTTCAAGTCTCAATATTGCATTGATAAAGAGGCTTAATAATCATCactattattattgatttttttttactttcttttcttttgtgcTGTGAAAACCCTCTATTGTCTCATTACTTTATAATGTAAACATTTCCCTACGTAATTCAATTAGAGCACATTTCAGTTTTCTGAGGAGTCACAGAGCTAAACAGGAAGGATGTGTGAAACTCAGTTTCGCCAGTTCTTCactattcacattaaaaaaaagctGAGAATACTTTCTGTCCCCAGCCAGCACGAGGGATATGGGATTTTGAGTACTGTGAGGGTCTACGAGGGAAAGGATCATGGAGTATCTGGGTTTACTTTTCATGcaagaaaaaccattttaaattttgttcatatCCTTCATCATGGCAGATACGTGTTTACCTTTTCACTTTTGTACCCCATGCATTTACTCGGGTGTTATACTACAAATAATATACAACATAAGTGCGTAGAAGTCTATatcattagatatttttttttttaaagggtcgGATCAATCCACAAAAAAGTTTAAACATCATTGGCCATGATGGAAAATGAGACCTTAATTTAATTTGTTGATCTTGCACATAAAATAATCCTAGATCATTAATCAGACATTTTCACAAGCAAGAACAgcaaaaacacttttaaaaagcaaattatgatttttgagCGCAACGTAGATATTATGAATATCCTTTCCTATCCTTAGAAGATCCACACAGTAATCAAAATTCTATTTGCCTTGTGCTGGCTTTTTTACATTTGCTGATCAAAATAgtctttttatgcaattttaaacTAATAACTTTCAATATCTAATCTACAGGGGAACAGAAGAATATTTTGATTTGCCTCTTGGATCAATAGACATTCTGAATTCTACTCTTGGAAAGGCTTTGGGAGGAGCTTCTGGAGGGTACACAACTGCTAGCAAAGAGATTTGTGAAATGCTCAGGCAGCGATCACGCCCTTATCTTTTTTCAAATGCTCTCCCACCTCCCGTTGTTTCATGTGCTATTAAGGTtagttcattttcaattaatgaaaccaaaattgtctttttaagatatttttaccCCTCTTTACCTTAAGTTAATCCAATTTGTTTTATGGCGTTAAATGTTTTGCATATACCatatgaattaattatatttgtgATTATCTAGTATTTGCTGTTCCAGTTTGTAAttgtaatattcataataatatttcatttaaggtTGTAGACATGCTAATGGAGAGTTCTGACTTGGTAAAAAAAGTGCAAAGTGGCACTACCCAATTCCGTAATGGTTTGAAGAAGATGGGCTTTGATGTAATTGGCGATCCATCCCATCCTATTTGCCCTGTAATGCTTAAAGATGCAAAGTTGACCTCCAAATTTGCAGAGAAAATGCAAGGTGTGTTTTATAGTATCTGAGCTTGCTGCTTGTGTCATCATGTAGAGCAATATGTATGActtatttatctttcattttgcattttagaaAGAGGGATTTATGTGGTGGGATTCAGCTATCCTGTCGTACCCAAAGAAAAAGCCAGAATCCGGGTGCAGATATCTGCCGCACATACGAAGGATGACATAACTCGAGCATTGAGTGCATTTGAATCCATAGGAAAAGAATTGAATGTTATATAAATTTCtggaattttccatttcaaagcaAGAGAAGTGGGATAATTCAAAACAGATTGCATATGTGGAAGTAAAGGCATTAAAAGCAGCCACTTCTCAGGATGTCTGGAAAACACTTCATCATATGCAATCTGATTGGGGGTTGCTAAGTTGTTTAATGTGAATAATTCATATGATTAGTAATGGTGAAACAGTGTGGGTTTTCCTATTTTATCTCTTGTTTCTTAAAGATctgataatttgaaattaaattttgatttccgCACATTAGGTAAACCTTGCGGTATTTATGATTGTAAAGCTCTCTAACTATTTTGAGCAATTGTTAAAGTGTAAAATTGTGATAGTTCCTGCATCATTTGATGCTGAACCTTATTTTCCCAAGTTATGCTATTGTTGTGAAATATTATACATTGTTAAAGACTTGAGTTATGTTGAACTACTTAATTTATTAATACCatgcatgcataatttttattttcaattgtaaaaatttaaccACCAAACTTGACAGGATTAgatcttaaattaaaaatatcagttcaaGCTTATTTAAAAATAGTGCTGGTTTCCTTGAGGTTGGTCGAAGACTtgattattcatatttttgtaattatgctaccaattcaaaaatatacatgatgCTAAGTGTGTGAATTACATTCACTCTGCACCTCAGcagcatttataaaattttgaaagatcaaacatatttttaatacattttcagaTATTGATAAATTTGCACATGACCATAGGTAAATGCTAATTTCTTTTCTGGGCAGTAAAACTTTAATGTATACTTTTATtgtgaaattacaattttttaattcaaccagtgaatttttcattttattttaattagaattcACCAAGTGATTATCTCATATCCATCTAACTCTTGATCCATCCTTAATCCAAAATCAATGGCATCTCAGTGGAATCCaggtttttaattaaatagtcATTGAAACTCTCAACTATATCAACTCCGACCTCCAATAACCAGGGCTCAGGATAATACCAGCCGATGCGAGATAATACTCGCCATGTATATTGAATTACACTGTGTTCAATGGTCTTCTGTTTTGGGGgcatgcaaaaataattgaaaaacctaTTTTCATGAGCAAGTCTCTCAGTAAATGTGGTCATGAAAGtggcttttaattttctttgtgacACAATAGGGCGCACCCAAAACCTCCAATGATGGacatttttcttccgtttttctaACCTGGTACACAGCAATTGCTTGGATTGCACTTGGCAGTATGATGTTCTTCCACCCAGGCAATCTGCACACAACGGACATGTGCAGATGCGGACGGTGTTCGTCCATGCCTGCATGAATAACAGCAACCACTCTCCGCAAAGATAGCACtcatttgcattttttcaaaagagaaccatcgatttttttttcgatttatcgatcttttggttcattTTTCGATTTCTGTTGAAAAATCCAGCTTCTCATTTCGATTAAAGATCAATAGctcgaaaaattgaattttaccaaCATTTTTCCCATCACTACTTTTGGGCATATTTTAAGATTCTAAATACAGCAGTTGAGGTAaaagtggaaggagaaaagagaagatgaAGGCTAATGATGTCATGCAGTGAGGTTAAAAAGAAAGCTGTAAGGAAACCAAACAAGAGGCCTTGAACAGGAGGAGGAAGAGACAACTTTGGTGTTAGGGACCTGCCAGTGAAGGGCAGAGAACCAGTTGATGAATTCTCATCCTTGTTTTGCATATCTCTGTGCCACAAAACACCCACTATTAATGATGTGGCAAAGGATAAACATTTATGTTAGCAATAAACAGGCACGCAGCCAAGGGCGAGTCTTTGAGGGCTTCACCCCCAAAGAAATTATTTCCGATGCTGCAACTGCCGGTAGTGAATTCCATTAAGAGACTAAAACTAGCCA
The DNA window shown above is from Ischnura elegans chromosome 4, ioIscEleg1.1, whole genome shotgun sequence and carries:
- the LOC124157233 gene encoding 2-amino-3-ketobutyrate coenzyme A ligase, mitochondrial translates to MSRLNRGLTNFSLERLCSFKVTTHTVTASSPRYSSQYSLKLSDPSKCQGTWAPKRDSLKNMRTYATAVASKGLQDLNERLKNELNTIKGAGLFKKERIITSPQSVHVRVEGYGADMLNFCANNYLGLSNHPEVVKAGKAGLDQFGAGLSSVRFICGTQSLHKDLEKKLSEFHGREDTILYASCFDANAGLFEVLCSSPDDAIISDELNHASIIDGIRLAKTKKFRYAHRDMKDLEEKLKEAENARTKIIVTDGVFSMDGNVAPLPEIIELARKYGALTFIDECHATGFFGKTGRGTEEYFDLPLGSIDILNSTLGKALGGASGGYTTASKEICEMLRQRSRPYLFSNALPPPVVSCAIKVVDMLMESSDLVKKVQSGTTQFRNGLKKMGFDVIGDPSHPICPVMLKDAKLTSKFAEKMQERGIYVVGFSYPVVPKEKARIRVQISAAHTKDDITRALSAFESIGKELNVI